Within the Bombus vancouverensis nearcticus chromosome 10, iyBomVanc1_principal, whole genome shotgun sequence genome, the region AGATTTGATCTCGAAACGACTGGTCCTCTCACCGAAGGATATTTACGCGTTCAAGCCACCGACCGTCAATATGGAGTACGCCCTAGTAATACACGCTACATCCGGAAATATAAACGATTGCAATTTCATAGGTATGGCTGGTTCTCGGAACCCTTGATAGCTCGAACCAACGATCCAAGGTTATCGTTTGGCCGAAAACAAACGGATTTTATCGCTAACGAGCTTCGAATACGACACGTTCAGAGAGGTTTACCGACCGAGAAGTTTCTAGGAATACCTTTCAAAGTTTAAACGACGCGGCTATGCTATCGTTTGTCGCGATCGTCGATAAAATTCAACATCGATGTTGTGCCTATTCCGTTTCCTGGCAACGAACGAGCCACGCCGATCCCGCGCCGACATGGCACGCACCACTACCAtaaaccaccaccaccaccaccaccgccaccaccaccaccaccaccaccaccaacaccaataccaccaccaccaccaccaccaccaccgacCACAACCGCCAGCACATCGACTCTGCACGCCGTACACTCCGTTTACCGAGAATACGTTTGCCGAAAAACACACACCGATAAAACGGCGATCGCGTCATTTATCCCGCCGATTCGCCACCTCACGGATTCCCTCCGTCTGCTAAAACCGCCATCCAAGAAAATGATCTTCAGATAAGTAGCGGATATCTCGATAGTCGCGCTCGCTACCGAACCAAACTATCTCAGCGGCGATCATGGCGGGCAAAGGTTTCTGTGTGAAAATACGACTGGAATTACACGCCGTAAGTAGCCATCCGAGAGTCGTCCAACGTCCGATCGATATTCCAATCGAACTAATTGGAAAAATAACCTCTTTCAGATTACGTGCCCCGGTGTATGGCTATGTCCGAACGGAAAAATAGCATTGCGAATAAACAGTTTTGGTTCCACCCTAGAATCTCATAGAGTATCACCGATTTTTCCGCTATTATTTCACAACGAGTTTAACTTTAAGAAAACTTTCACACGGCTGGCTGCTTTGACAGACTTGCAACGGATTCTGCAGCAACAATCTCTCCACGCGGAATTGATACAATGGCTTAGTCCGTGCAACCAGCCCATCCTTTTGGCTACGTTTCAGACCAGTTTGGCCGATCTGCTCTATCCGGTAACTTATTGCAAACGGTTGCTGCCCGGAGTCGACGTCGATCTGCTCATGGACCCGACCAAGTATTTCCCCGTTAGTGTCCCTTCTCTCCGACTGTAATACTCACGCTCTCCGTTAAACTAATTCCAAGGCAAACCGTTTCAACAGGGTATTATAGCGCCTAAAATCGAAATTTCCACGAAAACGGTGATAGAAGAGGTGAAAACGATTTACGACGCGAACCTCGACAGGCCGTACATCGTCAATCCGAAAACCATCGATTCCAAGGTAAAACGCTATATTCGCGTTACTTCGCGTTACCTTTGGCTACGCTGTTTCATCTTTCCATCAATCGTAATTTTCAGCAAAAATCTCACGCTCACAGGAAACGACCCGTCAAAGGTATCATCAGGCAGAGGAAGGTTTGTCATAGTCGAACCAAGACGAAAGCTCAAGTTTGCCATCTGTAAGTATATACCACCGATTCCCTCTTCCTTGCTTATTTATCACCTACGACGCTTATTGCCATCTCGACTttgtaaaatttcgatttttacaGCACACAGTGTCGAAACGATCCGTGTAACCACGTGGAATACTCGTGTGAAGGCGAACTCGCTCGGACCGATCGGTGTTACCATCCGATGAAATACGGATCAAAGTGTCGGAACGATATTTACCTCGATACCGATACCGACACAGAATTCGATGTGCCGTCAAGACACTACCGGGTATCCTCCGTTTGTGGCAACCTACACATCTTCGACAGCTGCCCCGTCTGTTTCAAGTACAAATGTTACTTTTCCAACGAATGCGACGGCAGGATCTCTCCCGACAATCCCGCTCATCCGCAAAAAGATCGTTCGATATCGCAACAACGGATCTCTACGTAAGTTTATCGTGCGCGTAGCGCGATCCATCGTCTTTCCAACGTCTTCCACAACTACTTTcaatcttttcttcttctttctcttcttctctttgtgCTTATTTTTGCAGAGGATTACGATCAACGTCTCGTCCATCTTACGGAGAGAAAGGTAAAGTCGCGTTGCACGGCAAAAGATAGCAAGTAAAACGCGCAAGATCCATTGCCTGTTAACCATTTTCGTTAGTGAAATGAAATTACCAGGAGAGAAGAAAAACAACGAGACAACGCTTTATTACATCGTATACGCGTGACAAAGGGGAGAAAAGGAGCAAAGTTCTTGCAAAAG harbors:
- the LOC117163617 gene encoding uncharacterized protein LOC117163617 isoform X1, with the translated sequence MAGKGFCVKIRLELHAITCPGVWLCPNGKIALRINSFGSTLESHRVSPIFPLLFHNEFNFKKTFTRLAALTDLQRILQQQSLHAELIQWLSPCNQPILLATFQTSLADLLYPVTYCKRLLPGVDVDLLMDPTKYFPGIIAPKIEISTKTVIEEVKTIYDANLDRPYIVNPKTIDSKQKSHAHRKRPVKGIIRQRKVCHSRTKTKAQVCHLTQCRNDPCNHVEYSCEGELARTDRCYHPMKYGSKCRNDIYLDTDTDTEFDVPSRHYRVSSVCGNLHIFDSCPVCFKYKCYFSNECDGRISPDNPAHPQKDRSISQQRISTGLRSTSRPSYGEKGKVALHGKR
- the LOC117163617 gene encoding uncharacterized protein LOC117163617 isoform X2; its protein translation is MAGKGFCVKIRLELHAITCPGVWLCPNGKIALRINSFGSTLESHRVSPIFPLLFHNEFNFKKTFTRLAALTDLQRILQQQSLHAELIQWLSPCNQPILLATFQTSLADLLYPVTYCKRLLPGVDVDLLMDPTKYFPQKSHAHRKRPVKGIIRQRKVCHSRTKTKAQVCHLTQCRNDPCNHVEYSCEGELARTDRCYHPMKYGSKCRNDIYLDTDTDTEFDVPSRHYRVSSVCGNLHIFDSCPVCFKYKCYFSNECDGRISPDNPAHPQKDRSISQQRISTGLRSTSRPSYGEKGKVALHGKR
- the LOC117163623 gene encoding uncharacterized protein LOC117163623, which translates into the protein MNPVKLRFYTERYEKEKKYFRLQEKFVAIARTKPLTGKFYAKHDAIPASEVRREYVDLISKRLVLSPKDIYAFKPPTVNMEYGWFSEPLIARTNDPRLSFGRKQTDFIANELRIRHVQRGLPTEKFLGIPFKV